Proteins from a genomic interval of Arvicola amphibius chromosome 14, mArvAmp1.2, whole genome shotgun sequence:
- the Etv3 gene encoding ETS translocation variant 3: protein MKAGCSIVEKPEGGGGYQFPDWAYKTESSPGSRQIQLWHFILELLQKEEFRHVIAWQQGEYGEFVIKDPDEVARLWGRRKCKPQMNYDKLSRALRYYYNKRILHKTKGKRFTYKFNFSKLAMPNYPFINIRSSGVVPQSAPPVPTASSRFHFPPLDTHSPSAVPPGRFSASSLSASGPESGGTTDRKVEPLNLEDGAASDWHRAMDFIPSRNALSGGGIGHQKRKPDIVLPLFTRPAVYPDPHSPFAVSPVPGRGGVLNVPISPALSLTPTVFSYSPSPGLSPFTSTSCFSFNPEEMKHYLHSQACSVFNYHLSPRTFPRYPGLMVPPLQCQIHPEESSQFSIKLQPPPAGRKNRERVENNEESTHGSAPTSAPSPSRIKVEPTSEKDPESLRQSTQGKKEHSQEVDTVRTRTIEEGKGTVFAHPSPTWPSVPVSIPSDETLEGTEDNEDRSGKEPSVPEKKEDALMPPKLRLKRRWNDDPEAWELSKTGKFLWNGAGPQGLAAAATAAADA, encoded by the exons ATGAAAGCAGGCTGCAGCATCGTGGAAAAGCCAGAAGGAGGTGGAG GGTATCAGTTTCCAGACTGGGCCTACAAAACAGAGTCGTCGCCAGGCTCCCGGCAGATCCAGCTGTGGCACTTCATCCTGGaactgctgcagaaggaagagtTCCGCCATGTCATCGCCTGGCAGCAGGGAGAGTATGGGGAGTTTGTCATCAAGGATCCAGATGAAGTGGCTCGCCTCTGGGGCCGCAGGAAGTGCAAACCACAGATGAACTATGACAAGCTGAGCCGGGCCCTCAG aTACTATTACAACAAGAGGATCCTTcataaaacaaaagggaaaaggtTTACTTACAAGTTTAACTTCAGCAAGCTGGCGATGCCCAACTACCCTTTCATCAACATCCGCTCAAGTG GTGTGGTTCCTCAGAGTGCACCACCAGTGCCAACAGCCTCCTCCCGCTTCCATTTCCCACCCCTAGACACACACTCTCCCAGTGCTGTGCCGCCAGGGCGCTTCTCTGCTAGCTCCCTAAGTGCTTCTGGCCCTGAGTCAGGTGGTACCACTGATAGAAAGGTGGAGCCTTTGAACCTAGAAGATGGCGCAGCCTCTGACTGGCACCGGGCCATGGATTTTATACCCTCTCGAAATGCTCTTAGTGGAGGAGGGATTGGCCACCAGAAACGTAAGCCTGACATAGTGCTTCCTCTCTTCACTCGGCCAGCAGTATACCCTGACCCCCACAGTCCCTTCgctgtctctccagttcctggccGTGGAGGTGTCCTAAATGTCCCCATTTCACCAGCCCTGTCCCTGACGCCCACCGTGTTCTCCTATAGTCCCTCACCAGGCCTGAGCCCCTTCACCAGCACCAGTTGCTTCTCTTTCAACCCAGAGGAAATGAAACACTACCTTCATTCTCAAGCCTGTTCTGTGTTCAACTACCATCTGAGTCCTCGGACTTTTCCCCGCTACCCAGGGCTCATGGTTCCACCGCTGCAGTGCCAAATACATCCTGAGGAGTCGTCCCAGTTCTCGATCAAGCTGCAGCCCCCACCAGCTGGACGGAAGAACCGAGAAAgggtagaaaacaatgaggagTCAACACACGGCTCTGCCCCAACCAGTGCGCCTAGTCCCTCTCGAATCAAGGTAGAGCCCACCTCTGAGAAGGATCCCGAGAGCCTCAGGCAGTCaacccaaggaaagaaagaacactcCCAAGAAGTGGACACTGTGCGGACCAGGACCATTGAAGAGGGGAAAGGCACAGTGTTCGCCCACCCCTCACCCACCTGGCCCTCTGTCCCCGTTAGCATCCCCAGTGATGAAACCCTAGAGGGGACTGAAGACAATGAGGACAGGTCTGGCAAGGAGCCCAGTGTTcctgagaagaaagaagatgCACTGATGCCCCCCAAGCTCCGACTGAAGAGGCGGTGGAATGACGACCCTGAAGCCTGGGAGCTCAGTAAGACGGGCAAGTTCCTCTGGAATGGGGCAGGACCCCAGGGCCTGGCTGCAgcagccactgctgctgctgatgcTTAA